A genomic segment from Peribacillus sp. ACCC06369 encodes:
- the fliH gene encoding flagellar assembly protein FliH, which yields MSRIIKSQQAHQEKSKKIAIKVRPFYFLQNDDADERRNVQHFQSDEFLNDAKQEAEMLLLDAKQKAQTIAAEIQLEREHWENQEKVMFIEQAQKEGYQQGVEDGIQKGYNEIAGEIAFAKEVVESSKKDYRQHIESSETVILNLAVKVAEKIIGHQLENDEVSFLSIVKRAIKEVRDYREVQLHIHPVQYQSILSHKEELMAIFPKDTELYIFPDDELEENSCIIESENGRMDASVDSQLQEIKVKLTELLEGE from the coding sequence TTGTCTAGGATTATCAAATCCCAGCAGGCCCATCAGGAGAAAAGCAAAAAGATAGCGATAAAAGTTCGACCTTTTTACTTTCTTCAAAATGATGATGCAGATGAACGGAGAAACGTTCAACATTTTCAATCTGATGAATTTCTGAATGATGCTAAGCAGGAAGCCGAAATGTTATTACTGGATGCTAAACAAAAAGCCCAAACGATAGCTGCAGAAATCCAGTTAGAACGAGAACATTGGGAAAATCAAGAAAAAGTGATGTTTATCGAACAAGCTCAAAAAGAAGGGTATCAGCAAGGAGTCGAAGATGGAATCCAAAAGGGTTATAACGAGATTGCAGGGGAAATAGCTTTCGCAAAAGAAGTGGTAGAGTCCTCTAAAAAAGATTATCGGCAGCATATCGAATCATCTGAAACCGTTATTTTGAATCTTGCCGTGAAGGTGGCGGAGAAAATTATCGGGCATCAGCTTGAAAACGATGAAGTGTCTTTTCTATCCATAGTCAAGAGAGCCATCAAAGAGGTGAGGGATTACCGAGAAGTACAATTGCATATCCACCCGGTCCAATATCAATCGATTCTCTCTCATAAGGAAGAGTTGATGGCAATCTTTCCAAAGGATACCGAGTTATATATCTTTCCGGATGATGAACTTGAAGAAAACAGCTGTATTATCGAATCCGAAAATGGAAGAATGGATGCAAGTGTCGACAGTCAGTTGCAGGAAATAAAAGTGAAACTAACTGAATTGCTGGAAGGGGAGTAA
- the fliJ gene encoding flagellar export protein FliJ, which yields MIYQYKFEKILTIKEKEKTDALAKYNTALKKFEEVAEKLYKLLRKKEELLEFQQEKLRNGLSVQEIRHHQLFMDNLEKLLSHCQQEVIEARYKMNVQRGILMARNIEVKKYEKMKENDFHKFLDVIKEAENKQMDEISIRQFLSKGVR from the coding sequence ATGATTTATCAATACAAATTCGAGAAGATCCTGACCATCAAAGAAAAAGAAAAAACCGATGCACTAGCTAAATATAATACTGCTTTAAAAAAATTTGAAGAAGTGGCAGAAAAGTTATATAAGCTTTTAAGGAAAAAAGAAGAGTTGCTCGAGTTTCAACAGGAAAAGCTGCGAAATGGATTATCCGTTCAGGAAATTCGTCACCATCAGTTATTTATGGACAACTTGGAGAAACTCTTAAGCCACTGTCAACAGGAGGTCATTGAAGCGCGATACAAGATGAATGTTCAACGGGGTATATTGATGGCAAGGAATATTGAGGTTAAAAAGTACGAGAAAATGAAAGAAAATGATTTTCATAAATTTCTGGATGTCATTAAGGAAGCTGAGAATAAACAAATGGATGAAATATCAATCCGGCAATTCTTAAGCAAAGGCGTTAGGTGA
- a CDS encoding flagellar hook-length control protein FliK: MNSAINSLLTLASLDQKIPIKQNQQTYTGFGFVLQSVVEVEPSLPSESGGITEERLSVLKDLLVFLKLERLSDPGEESVVESQSVNNQEEFSNLLLLVLKKVTGNDEGALTDFFASIEEMDLEQEQDDLSLNPQSLLSANVMELYSILKKVTVLSDEESNGLPLPGVVNLLKLVKIQDLLSENKDMTQDEAAIQKQLKNLLEGMTGKLEKMLSNQSKQKSEPEHSDIVEKGQNKTMETLKSAFSQLSGSDKVSKEGTIRSGVTLQNGDSGNHQGSMPFLMTKLEQFVLAASKGDQTVSQEEFIKQFENILSKTNFSGTNGVNKLLIRLNPEHLGSLRIELIQKDGMLSAKIMATTAQAKDILEKQIHGLKQAFSGQNIQIEKIEISQSFNAFNSEKFSQKDTDEHNEQQESKEESNDETESEFTGSLADALLNLEV, encoded by the coding sequence ATGAATTCAGCCATCAATTCTTTACTTACCTTGGCATCATTAGATCAAAAGATACCAATTAAGCAAAATCAGCAAACTTATACCGGGTTTGGTTTCGTCCTTCAGTCTGTCGTAGAGGTGGAACCATCCCTTCCATCGGAATCAGGTGGCATCACTGAAGAACGATTGTCCGTTTTAAAGGATTTGCTTGTTTTTTTGAAACTTGAAAGGTTAAGTGATCCAGGCGAAGAGAGTGTTGTTGAAAGTCAGTCAGTAAACAACCAAGAAGAATTTAGCAACCTTCTTTTACTGGTATTAAAAAAAGTAACCGGAAATGATGAGGGTGCCCTTACTGATTTCTTTGCGAGCATCGAGGAAATGGATTTAGAACAAGAACAGGATGACTTGAGCCTGAATCCACAAAGTTTGTTATCAGCCAATGTCATGGAACTTTATTCAATCCTTAAAAAAGTTACAGTCTTGAGTGATGAAGAATCGAATGGGCTCCCTTTACCTGGTGTGGTGAATCTTTTGAAATTGGTGAAAATTCAAGATCTTCTCTCGGAGAATAAGGATATGACACAAGATGAAGCAGCTATCCAGAAACAATTGAAAAACCTGCTTGAAGGTATGACGGGAAAACTGGAGAAAATGCTGTCCAATCAGTCAAAACAAAAGTCAGAACCTGAACATTCCGACATTGTGGAAAAAGGGCAAAATAAAACAATGGAAACATTGAAAAGCGCATTCTCACAATTATCCGGGAGTGACAAGGTAAGTAAAGAAGGGACAATCCGAAGCGGTGTGACATTGCAGAATGGGGATAGCGGTAACCATCAAGGTTCCATGCCTTTTCTCATGACAAAGTTGGAGCAATTTGTCTTGGCAGCGTCCAAAGGTGATCAAACTGTAAGTCAAGAAGAGTTTATCAAACAATTTGAAAATATTTTGAGTAAAACGAACTTTAGCGGAACTAACGGAGTAAATAAACTGTTGATCAGATTGAATCCCGAACATTTGGGCTCCCTTAGGATCGAGTTGATTCAAAAGGATGGTATGCTGTCAGCCAAGATTATGGCTACTACTGCTCAGGCCAAAGATATACTTGAAAAACAGATTCATGGCTTAAAACAAGCATTTAGCGGCCAAAACATTCAGATAGAAAAAATTGAAATATCACAGTCCTTCAATGCTTTTAACTCCGAGAAATTCAGCCAGAAAGACACGGATGAACATAATGAGCAACAAGAGAGTAAGGAAGAAAGCAATGATGAGACGGAAAGCGAGTTTACGGGATCCCTTGCCGATGCTCTGTTAAATCTGGAAGTGTAG
- the fliG gene encoding flagellar motor switch protein FliG, producing the protein MTERKKKTGLTGKQKAAILLISLGPDVSASVYKHLSEEEIERLTLEISGVRKVDSHDKEEILEEFHNIALAQDYISQGGIGYAKQVLEKALGTDQAAAIINRLTSSLQVRPFDFARKADPGQILNFIQNEHPQTIALILSYLDPTQAGQILSELPQEVQADIARRIALMDSTSPEIINEVEQILERKLSATVTQDYTQTGGVESVVDVLNGVDRSTERTILDALEIQDPELAEEIKKRMFVFEDIVTLDGRTIQRVVRDSDNEDLKLSLKVASDEVKEIVFRNMSKRMVETFQEEMEYMGPVRLRDVEEAQSRIVAVIRNLEENGDIVIARGGGDDIIV; encoded by the coding sequence GTGACAGAAAGAAAAAAAAAGACTGGATTGACTGGCAAACAGAAAGCTGCCATCCTCCTTATTTCCTTAGGCCCGGATGTTTCTGCATCCGTATATAAGCATCTCTCTGAAGAGGAAATTGAAAGATTGACTCTAGAAATTTCGGGAGTGAGGAAAGTGGACTCCCATGATAAAGAAGAAATCCTGGAAGAATTCCATAATATTGCTTTAGCACAGGATTACATCTCACAGGGCGGGATAGGATACGCGAAGCAGGTACTTGAAAAGGCATTAGGTACTGATCAGGCAGCCGCCATCATTAACCGTTTAACATCTTCCTTACAAGTTCGTCCATTCGACTTTGCCCGAAAGGCAGATCCTGGACAGATCTTGAATTTCATCCAGAACGAGCATCCGCAGACTATTGCATTAATTTTGTCCTATCTTGATCCCACACAGGCTGGACAAATATTGTCTGAACTTCCGCAAGAGGTGCAGGCCGATATTGCAAGAAGGATAGCTTTAATGGACAGCACGTCGCCGGAAATCATCAATGAAGTCGAGCAAATACTCGAAAGGAAACTTTCTGCGACCGTGACCCAAGATTATACACAGACTGGTGGAGTAGAATCGGTTGTGGATGTGTTGAATGGTGTTGACCGTTCCACGGAAAGAACGATCTTGGATGCACTCGAAATTCAAGATCCAGAGCTTGCTGAGGAAATCAAGAAACGAATGTTTGTTTTTGAAGATATCGTGACCCTTGATGGCAGGACGATTCAGCGTGTAGTAAGGGATTCTGATAATGAAGACCTTAAACTTTCTCTTAAAGTGGCAAGTGATGAAGTGAAAGAAATCGTTTTCCGAAACATGTCAAAACGCATGGTCGAAACGTTCCAGGAAGAAATGGAATATATGGGGCCTGTACGTTTGCGTGATGTAGAAGAAGCACAATCCAGAATAGTTGCTGTCATTCGTAACCTGGAAGAAAATGGTGATATTGTGATTGCCCGCGGTGGAGGGGATGATATCATTGTCTAG
- the fliI gene encoding flagellar protein export ATPase FliI codes for MKTRDLLPLVDEVDPFKHYGRVKRVVGLMIESQGPESSVGDVCYIYTGIQKKKNRILAEVVGFRDEMVILMPFTAVSDIAPGCIVEGSGRSLEIKVGSGLIGKVVDPLGHPIDDSRLPKGLATVPVDQDPPNPMKRPPIDEQIDVGVRVIDSLLTVGKGQRVGIFAGSGVGKSTLLGMVARNTTADLNVIGLVGERGREVREFIEKDLGPEGLARSIVVVATSDQPALMRIKGALTATAIAEHFRDKGLNVMLMMDSVTRVAMAQREIGLAIGEPPTTKGYTPSVFAILPRLLERTGTNQLGTITAFYTVLVDGDDMNEPIADAVRGILDGHFILDRNLANKGQFPALNVLKSISRVMNNIVGDKHKNSAERLRASLSTYMESEDLINIGAYKKGSSKQIDNSITRYPEIISFLKQGTHEKAPKDNSINALVELMEKGD; via the coding sequence ATGAAAACTAGAGACCTATTGCCCTTAGTCGATGAAGTTGATCCATTCAAACATTATGGACGGGTCAAGCGTGTCGTAGGGTTAATGATAGAATCTCAAGGCCCTGAAAGCTCTGTAGGCGATGTTTGTTATATCTATACGGGTATACAAAAAAAGAAAAACAGAATATTAGCTGAAGTTGTCGGTTTCCGTGATGAAATGGTTATTTTAATGCCATTTACAGCAGTTAGCGATATTGCACCGGGTTGTATCGTGGAAGGAAGCGGACGGAGCCTTGAGATAAAGGTGGGAAGTGGACTTATTGGGAAGGTAGTCGATCCATTGGGACATCCGATTGATGATTCACGGCTTCCAAAAGGTCTAGCTACAGTTCCTGTGGATCAAGATCCGCCAAATCCGATGAAACGACCTCCCATTGATGAACAGATAGATGTAGGAGTGCGAGTGATTGATAGTTTATTAACAGTTGGAAAAGGTCAACGTGTTGGTATCTTTGCAGGGAGCGGAGTAGGGAAAAGTACGCTACTTGGAATGGTAGCAAGGAATACGACAGCTGACTTAAACGTAATCGGTCTTGTTGGAGAACGTGGCCGGGAAGTTCGTGAATTCATTGAGAAAGATCTTGGACCTGAAGGGCTGGCACGATCAATCGTTGTAGTGGCAACATCTGATCAACCAGCGTTGATGAGGATAAAAGGTGCTTTAACGGCAACGGCCATCGCCGAACATTTTCGTGATAAGGGATTGAACGTGATGCTGATGATGGATTCAGTCACGAGGGTTGCGATGGCCCAGAGGGAAATCGGACTTGCTATCGGAGAACCGCCGACGACCAAAGGGTATACGCCATCCGTTTTTGCCATCCTTCCAAGATTACTCGAGAGAACTGGAACAAATCAGCTAGGTACCATTACAGCGTTTTATACGGTTCTAGTCGACGGTGATGATATGAATGAGCCGATTGCTGATGCTGTCAGGGGGATTTTGGATGGTCACTTCATACTAGACCGTAACTTAGCCAATAAAGGTCAGTTTCCAGCCCTCAATGTATTAAAGAGCATAAGTCGTGTCATGAATAATATTGTTGGGGACAAGCATAAAAACTCCGCAGAAAGATTAAGGGCAAGTTTATCAACCTATATGGAATCGGAAGATTTGATTAATATAGGAGCTTATAAGAAAGGGTCTTCCAAACAAATTGATAACTCCATTACCCGCTATCCGGAAATCATTTCATTTTTAAAGCAAGGCACCCATGAAAAAGCTCCCAAAGATAATAGTATTAACGCCCTTGTCGAATTGATGGAGAAAGGTGATTAG